Proteins from a single region of Acinonyx jubatus isolate Ajub_Pintada_27869175 chromosome D3, VMU_Ajub_asm_v1.0, whole genome shotgun sequence:
- the GALR1 gene encoding galanin receptor type 1: protein MEPAAGNLSDGNASGPEPPAPEPRPLFGIGVENVVTLVLFGLIFALGVLGNSLVITVLARSKPGRPRSTTNLFILNLSIADLAYLLFCVPFQATVYALPSWVLGAFVCKFIHYFFTVSMLVSIFTLAAMSVDRYVAIVHSRRSSSLRVSRNALLGVGFIWALSIAMASPVAYHQRLFHWEVSNQTFCWEQWPNQRHKKAYVVCTFVFGYLLPLLLICFCYAKVLNHLHKKLKNMSKKSEASKKKTAQTVLVVVVVFGISWLPHHVINLWAEFGVFPLTPVSFLFRIAAHCLAYSNSSVNPIIYAFLSENFRKAYKQVFKCHMRNESPLNDTKENKSRIDTPPSTNCTHV, encoded by the exons ATGGAGCCGGCAGCCGGGAACCTCAGCGACGGGAACGCGAGCGGCCCCGAGCCCCCAGCCCCGGAGCCCAGGCCGCTCTTCGGCATCGGCGTCGAGAACGTCGTCACCCTGGTGCTGTTCGGCCTGATCTTCGCGCTCGGCGTGCTGGGCAACAGCCTGGTGATCACCGTGCTGGCGCGCAGCAAGCCTGGCCGGCCGCGCAGCACCACCAACCTGTTCATCCTCAACCTGAGCATCGCCGACCTAGCCTACCTGCTCTTCTGCGTCCCCTTCCAGGCCACGGTCTACGCGCTGCCCTCCTGGGTGCTGGGCGCCTTCGTCTGCAAGTTCATCCACTACTTCTTCACCGTCTCCATGCTGGTCAGCATCTTCACGCTGGCCGCGATGTCCGTGGACCGCTACGTGGCCATCGTGCACTCCCGGCGCTCCTCCTCCCTGCGGGTGTCCCGCAACGCGCTGCTGGGCGTGGGCTTCATCTGGGCGCTGTCCATCGCCATGGCCTCGCCCGTGGCCTACCACCAGCGCCTCTTCCATTGGGAAGTCAGCAACCAGACCTTCTGCTGGGAGCAGTGGCCCAACCAGCGCCACAAGAAGGCCTATGTGGTGTGCACCTTCGTCTTCGGCTACCTGCTGCCGCTTCTGCTCATTTGCTTCTGCTACGCCAAG GTCCTCAATCATTTGCATAAAAAGTTGAAGAACATGTCAAAGAAGTCAGAAGCATCGAAGAAAAAG acCGCGCAGACGGTTCTGGTGGTGGTTGTGGTTTTTGGGATCTCCTGGCTGCCACATCATGTCATCAATCTCTGGGCCGAGTTTGGGGTTTTCCCGCTGACCCCCGTCTCCTTCCTCTTCAGAATCGCCGCTCACTGCCTGGCCTACAGTAATTCCTCGGTGAATCCTATCATATACGCTTTTCTCTCGGAAAATTTTAGGAAGGCCTATAAGCAAGTGTTCAAGTGCCACATGCGCAACGAGTCACCTCTTAATGATacgaaagaaaacaaaagtcgaATAGATACCCCGCCGTCCACCAATTGCACTCACGTGTGA